One window of the Mesotoga sp. UBA6090 genome contains the following:
- a CDS encoding threonine synthase — translation MRSLGLICTACGKEYSDGHFRCECGEPLEVVIEKKKTVKIGFNRFGILNSFSDLLPGLEDKNSLSLGEGFTPLTRLGDTDSSGMELYAKNESVNPTWSFKDRGSYLAVLDAIRRGYNHIGTVSTGNMAASVAAYGKRAGLETTILVSDSIPDEKVSPISIYGCRIIKVAGDYGQLYYNSLEAGRNSTIYFANSDVPMRVEGSKTIAFEIFLQLGERVPDFVIVPTSSGGNLRGIEKGFRELRDSGLSASIPRLIVAQATGCCPIDLAFSSRASKITRFHHPKTMAHAIENPFPPSGNAVLRILKKNDGMTVAIDEANILKAQRSLANNGLFVQPASAVAYAALSKLRGEMDLRKAIVVAVLTGSGLKYPAILKEHSSYVESTALASLEEVLKKKPTLH, via the coding sequence TTTCGCTGCGAGTGCGGAGAACCTCTTGAAGTAGTTATTGAAAAGAAGAAGACTGTGAAAATAGGGTTCAACCGATTTGGTATTCTAAATAGCTTCTCAGATCTCCTTCCTGGACTAGAAGACAAAAACTCCCTTTCTTTGGGCGAGGGGTTCACCCCGCTGACCAGACTCGGTGACACAGACTCTTCAGGGATGGAACTGTACGCCAAAAATGAATCTGTCAATCCAACATGGTCATTCAAGGACAGGGGAAGCTATCTAGCTGTCCTCGATGCTATTCGCAGAGGCTACAACCATATTGGAACGGTATCTACTGGAAATATGGCGGCTTCAGTTGCTGCCTACGGTAAGAGAGCGGGATTGGAAACCACGATTCTTGTCTCCGATTCGATTCCAGATGAAAAGGTCTCTCCAATTTCGATATACGGTTGCAGAATTATCAAGGTTGCAGGTGATTATGGCCAGCTGTACTACAATTCTCTAGAAGCCGGAAGGAATAGCACAATCTACTTTGCAAATTCCGACGTTCCGATGAGGGTTGAAGGATCGAAAACTATTGCCTTCGAAATATTTCTTCAGTTAGGAGAAAGGGTTCCAGACTTTGTTATTGTTCCGACTAGTTCTGGAGGCAATTTAAGGGGAATTGAAAAGGGCTTCCGCGAGTTGAGGGACTCTGGATTGTCAGCCAGTATCCCACGATTGATCGTTGCGCAGGCCACAGGTTGCTGCCCAATTGACCTTGCTTTTTCATCTCGCGCTTCCAAAATCACGAGATTTCACCATCCCAAAACCATGGCTCATGCAATTGAGAATCCTTTCCCGCCAAGTGGAAACGCGGTCTTAAGAATACTCAAGAAAAATGATGGAATGACTGTAGCAATAGATGAAGCGAATATCCTAAAAGCCCAAAGAAGCCTCGCAAACAACGGGCTCTTCGTGCAGCCAGCAAGCGCCGTTGCTTATGCAGCTCTTTCCAAACTACGGGGAGAGATGGATTTGAGAAAAGCGATAGTGGTAGCTGTTTTGACAGGCTCAGGTCTCAAATATCCTGCGATACTTAAGGAACATTCTTCCTACGTTGAGTCAACCGCTCTTGCATCTCTTGAAGAAGTTCTGAAAAAGAAACCAACGCTTCATTGA